Proteins found in one Miscanthus floridulus cultivar M001 chromosome 4, ASM1932011v1, whole genome shotgun sequence genomic segment:
- the LOC136551326 gene encoding LOW QUALITY PROTEIN: CO(2)-response secreted protease-like (The sequence of the model RefSeq protein was modified relative to this genomic sequence to represent the inferred CDS: deleted 1 base in 1 codon): MARSSSKTMLWLLLTVFASLAAAGAGRGDDGRRSSPQVYVVYMGAVPPRTSPDLLLESHLRLLGTVLKRGRRADSVVVHQYKHGFSGFAARLSKDEVAALRRKPGVVSVFADPVYQLHTTRSWDFLQQTTTTAVKIDDSAGRARRSSNKNNGSKAAAPADDPSSSSLATDTIIGLLDSGIWPESPSFNDAGFGRVPSRWKGVCMTGDDFNSSNCNNKLIGARYYDLSGVGGPSPSDGGSPRDDVGHGTHTSSTAAGNAVTGASYYGLAPGTAKGGSTGSRVAMYRVCAEPGCSGSAILAGFDDAIADGVDVVSVSLGASPFFRPDFSADPIAIGAFHAVAKGVMVVCSAGNSGPDAATVVNAAPWILTVAATTIDRDFESDVVLGGNNSAVKGVAINFSNLDRSPKYPLITGAAAKSSSVSDTDSASHCEPGTLDSSKIRRKIVLCHHSQSDTSKLEKADELQSSGAAGCILVNDAERSVATAYLDLPVTEVTSAAAAAIHKYIASASQPVATITPATTVTEYKPAPVVAYFSSRGPSGQTGNILKPDIAAPGVNILASWIPPSSLPPGQKQASQFNLVSGTSMACPHVAGAAATVKAWNPTWSPAAIRSAIMTTATTLNNERAPMTTDSGSAATPYDLGAGQVHPTGALDPGLVYDAGEDDYLRFLCNYGYNASTVRLIAGSALPGGFSCAANASKDLISDLNYPSIAVSGLLGKATSRTVTVTRAVTNVGAQEAATYTVAISAPAGLNVKVTPSKLEFTRSAKKLAFQVTFSRSGNDDGDDDAAAKGALSGSITWSDGKHLVRSPFVVTS, from the exons ATGGCAAGGTCGTCGTCGAAAACCATGCTGTGGTTGCTGCTCACCGTGTTCGCTTCGTTGGCCGCCGCCGGCGCAGGCCGCGGCGACGACGGGAGGAGATCGTCGCCCCAGGTGTACGTCGTGTACATGGGCGCCGTGCCGCCCCGGACCTCCCCCGACCTCCTCCTGGAAAGCCACCTGCGCCTCCTCGGCACGGTGCTCAAGAG GGGCCGGAGGGCAGACAGCGTGGTGGTGCACCAGTACAAGCACGGCTTCTCTGGGTTCGCGGCGCGGCTGTCCAAGGACGAGGTCGCCGCGCTCCGGCGGAAGCCCGGCGTCGTCTCCGTGTTCGCCGACCCTGTGTACCAGCTGCACACCACCAGGTCCTGGGACTTCCTGCAGCAGACGACTACTACGGCAGTCAAGATCGACGACTCCGCCGGCCGTGCTAGACGCAGCAGCAATAAGAATAACGGTAGCAAGGCCGCCGCACCCGCCGACGacccgtcgtcgtcgtctctgGCGACGGACACCATCATCGGCCTGCTCGACTCC GGCATCTGGCCCGAGTCACCCAGCTTCAACGACGCCGGCTTTGGGCGCGTGCCCAGCCGGTGGAAGGGCGTGTGCATGACTGGGGACGACTTCAACTCATCCAACTGCAACAA CAAGCTGATCGGCGCAAGATACTACGACCTCAGCGGCGTGGGAGGCCCTTCCCCGAGCGACGGTGGCTCGCCGCGGGACGATGTAGGCCACGGCACGCACACGTCGTCCACGGCGGCCGGGAACGCGGTGACCGGCGCCTCGTACTACGGCCTGGCACCCGGGACCGCGAAGGGCGGTTCCACGGGCTCCAGAGTCGCCATGTACCGGGTCTGCGCCGAGCCGGGCTGCTCGGGGTCCGCCATCCTCGCCGGCTTCGACGACGCCATCGCCGACGGCGTCGACGTCGTCTCCGTCTCCCTGGGCGCGTCGCCCTTCTTCCGCCCGGACTTCTCGGCCGACCCCATCGCCATCGGCGCCTTCCACGCCGTCGCCAAGGGGGTCATGGTCGTGTGCTCCGCGGGCAACTCCGGCCCGGACGCCGCCACCGTTGTCAACGCGGCGCCCTGGATCCTCACCGTCGCAGCCACCACCATCGACCGCGACTTCGAGTCCGACGTCGTGCTGGGTGGAAATAACAGCGCCGTCAAGGGTGTGGCTATAAACTTCTCGAACCTGGACAGATCCCCCAAGTATCCATTGATCACTGGTGCAGCCGCGAAGTCTAGCTCAGTTTCTGACACTGACTCAGCAAG CCACTGTGAGCCCGGCACGCTGGACAGCAGCAAGATACGAAGGAAGATCGTGCTGTGCCACCACTCGCAGAGCGACACGTCCAAGCTGGAGAAGGCGGACGAGCTCCAGAGCTCCGGGGCGGCGGGGTGCATCCTGGTGAACGACGCCGAGAGGTCGGTGGCTACCGCCTACCTCGACCTCCCGGTCACCGAggtcacctccgccgccgccgcggccatccACAAGTACATCGCCTCCGCCAG CCAGCCGGTGGCGACGATCACGCCGGCGACCACCGTGACGGAGTACAAGCCGGCGCCCGTGGTGGCCTACTTCTCGTCTCGGGGGCCGTCAGGACAGACCGGGAACATCCTAAAGCCGGACATCGCAGCTCCGGGGGTGAACATCCTTGCGTCGTGGATCCCGCCGTCGTCGCTTCCACCGGGGCAGAAGCAGGCCTCGCAGTTCAACCTCGTGTCGGGGACATCCATGGCCTGCCCGCACGTCGCGGGGGCCGCCGCGACCGTCAAGGCATGGAACCCGACGTGGAGCCCCGCGGCGATCCGGTCGGCCATCATGACCACGGCGACGACGCTGAACAACGAGCGCGCGCCGATGACGACCGACTCCGGGTCCGCCGCGACGCCGTACGACCTCGGCGCCGGGCAGGTGCACCCGACGGGCGCGCTGGACCCCGGGCTGGTGTACGACGCCGGGGAGGACGACTACCTCCGCTTCCTCTGCAACTACGGCTACAACGCGTCCACGGTCAGGCTCATCGCCGGCTCCGCGCTCCCCGGCGGGTTCAGCTGCGCGGCCAACGCCAGCAAGGACCTCATCTCCGACCTCAACTACCCGTCCATCGCCGTATCGGGGCTCCTCGGCAAAGCAACGAGCCGGACGGTGACGGTGACCCGCGCCGTCACAAACGTCGGCGCGCAGGAGGCGGCCACCTACACGGTCGCCATCAGCGCGCCGGCTGGCCTGAACGTGAAGGTAACGCCCAGTAAGCTCGAGTTCACCAGGAGCGCGAAGAAGCTGGCCTTCCAGGTGACCTTCTCCCGCAGCGGGAACGACGATGGCGACGACGACGCGGCGGCCAAGGGCGCCCTGTCGGGCTCCATAACATGGTCAGATGGAAAGCACTTGGTCCGCAGCCCGTTTGTGGTCACCAGCTGA